aaaagtattttcgaattacaaaaagaaaatttgaaaaaatcgaaaaaattgaaaaaaaagaaaattataaaaaagttttaatttaaaaacatataatctaaaactatataaaaaaatattttttaattttttaattttattttttatatatctagggtattaaggtctttttacctattaaatgaaacattttggtcattttcctctttgtgatctatttttgtgatcaaaacttgaaaattgtttatttaggagaattgctatttattttttgttcatcactctattttttagtcaaaaatagagtaccattggagcaaactccaactctattatagagttattctattttagagtaaaaaatagagcaGACTATCGGAGAAGGTCTTAAACACAAAGTTCATAAGTCATAACTTGCTCATAAAATATTAGGTGAGCAACGAAAATGATTGCATAAGTTTGGTTAAGATAGATCGTTAAACTCTGGCTTGTTGTTTTAGTGTCACTTataggcctgggcaaaataaccggaaccgaagaaccgaaccggaaccgaactgAGAActgaacgggtacccgaatatataaaaatattaattatatatacatataacatcactaaatatatatttttaatttaaaattctattaaaagtatctgaaaatagttgaggataactaaattattataaagtatccaacctacccgaaagtatccgaaactatccgaaAATATCcagatagttttatccgaaatatccaaagtaatccgaaatatccaatttttttatctaaatcatcctaattatttgatattttaccctaaataaccgatattttatccaaattatccgaactacccgaactatccgaacccgaaccggatccaaatgagaaccaaaCTTTTTTCCGTATATTTTtcggttcctacatttactattcgaaccgaaccgaacccgaaactatccgaaccgaaccgaaccgaaaataggtcaagtactaaatggatcctctagcccctatccgaactacccaaaacccgaaatactcgaaccgaaccgaaccgatacccgaaatgcccaggcctagtcaCTTATTCTAATTCCATAAGTTTTGACTTTTAGAGTTCAGATATCTGGATCCTAATCTAATATATATCACATTTATATTCTCTATCTTCCATGAAATAGACTATATACTCTATTATCgtccatttttaatatatgttcatCCACGTCATGGGGCTTAATCACcattttaaactaatatatcTCACCATCTAGTAGTTGATGGATGGCCTGGTGGCATTATCATCTGCGTGACTGTGTTCTAAACCCTGTGATCAATGAGTGTTTTAAAGTGGTCTTGTTACCACGTTGACTAGAAGACAAACATAAAAAGCTGAATATATCGGTGTCTCACTAGCTTAAACTCACTATCCCCCTTTTTAACCACCACATTAAACTAATAATCCCTCTTTGATCACTTACGTCCTCAGCACGATAGCTAAGAAGGAGCTTGAGAGAGTGAGTATTATAAAACCTCTCTTGATTGGAATAATTTTGTGTTACTGTTTCATTGATACGTCTAATAAATTTAGACAATGACTTCCGAAGACAAGCTGGAGACAGATTCTACTTAAGGGTCAGAGTCCTATTGTGTCACACTTGATTGGACTGTAAAACTCTAGGGATCATTTTACCAAAAGCAAAGCAACCAGATATTTTGTGAACTCCAGAGACTTATTTGGCTATATATAGGATAATATCTGTGAAGACAGAGAcactaaaatacaaaataaagaaaaacattcaTCACCGCACATCACTGTTATCATCAATCACTTCAACCACATATGGACCAGTCCTTCAACATcttttccaaacaaaccagataatgtttttttcttcccATCTATCTTCCGCTCACAGATTCTCTCGGTtcattccccccccccccccctcacgATCCGAAAATACAATACAGATAACAAAACTGGAATGGGAAGGCATTTGACCTTGAATCACGCTTTAAGATTTGAGACCAAAAACAGTACAAAGTATTTTCAAGAATTGATGAGAAAAATTGTCTATCTTTCTGATATAGTATAACAACATTTCTTAAAACTCCCCGGCTAAATAATGTTTCTCCCAAGAGATTCATCTACTTGACACAATGACAACATAGAAGCCTGAACCTGCAATAGCCATTGTAGACACATATTAGTTCATGTTCCACCATATCAATGAATATGGTTAATTCAAACACTTTCAAAAACCATCTTTCCTAGTTCCATAGATTTTCTGATATCTTGTCTCTAACTTAGCACTGAGCAGACAAAAACccaaaactgaaccgaaccccGTTTCAAAAATTTGAATCCAGCTAAATAATACCGAACTGATTATGATATGCAGTAATTTGGATCCTAACCCAATAATATCTGGAAAACTCGAAAACCCTGAATTCAAACTTTGGAATGAGAATCTATTAGGGACTTCAGAAGTTGGAATAGATATTAACTCGTAGATAAGAGATACGAGCCAAtacacacttatcaccaattaCCAATTGATTTTATGTTCTAATCTCGGTCTACATAAATAGAATCTCAACTAAAACACCTTTGAGTTATTATCTTCATGTGAACACATTTTTCATAAACTTCATAGCTAGTTCGTTCTACAGAGACATTCATATGAGAGGAGACCAATACTCAGACTTCAACAAATACCTCATTTTCACCGCGAACCGTAACGCAATCTCTAGGCGCATCGAAGAACGACAGTGAGTATTGCTTGCGAACAACGCCAACGTCGAAGTAGATAAGACCAGAGCTCGGCACGTCGACTCGTATTCCTTTAACCGGAAACCACAGGAACAGGTCTTGCGCCGATATCCCCGACAAATCAGCGACGTGAGAATCACCTATCGTCCCCGTAACATTCGCCTGGTAACGCAGCTCTGCCTCGTACTTGGCATCGCAGGAGCGGTTCAAGTAAACAGAGAACCGTCCCGTTTTGACGTCGAAGTTGAACTCCGTCACGCCTTTCGGGAATATCCCCGACGGCAATCCGTTCTGCTTGAGGATCTCGTAGATAGACTCGTCATCGGTGGAGATCGAGATCACGGCGGCGATGGAGAAACAGAGAATAATCGTTACTTGAACTATACGAATCATGGCTCGTTCTATTTCAGAACTCACGATGATTaggattctttttgttttttgttttttgttttttttttgttttgctgaTCTGTTTGTTTCGttatgaggaagaagaagcagaagaagacaTTTTGCTGACAGCTTGAAACAGAGTGGAACGAGTTTTGTTTTGCTCAAATTATTGATGGCGGAACTCGGATGGAGCAGCGATCCTCTGCTTCTCTGACCATTGACAGGTCAACCAATTAATGAGAGCCACGTGGGTTACATCCTATAGGGTGAGATCCAAACCATTTTAAATTTATGGTAAGAAATTTACTCCCTTTTTAAATTTACTCTACTTTGGTAAGAAATCTTTTCCCAACAGAATTGGAATCTATAACCTTTTAGCCACTATGTTGGTGTCAGTTTTTACTTATTAGTTAAATGTGGGTAGTAAGTGGACCTTATCACATGGGAACAGAAAGAGGCATGGGTTAACGTGGATGGAGAGATGCGGCAATCTGAATGTAATAGTTACTACGACAAGTAGTTTAGGTTTCGTGTCTTAAAAGCTTCAGAACACATGCGACAATTAGATCTGCTGGGAATTAGATCTTTTGTGTAATGACTTTGTGGTGTTTTTCTGTAAATCTGAGTAGGTTTATGTTAACAAAGCGAATGATCTTTTGTGAAAATTAGGAAGAGGCATCACGATCAGATATCTGAATGAAATTAGTTCACTTTAGCTTTCTCGTTAATCTTTCTTTTAAGATCACAGTGACACTATGACAAGAGATTACATCCAAGATACCTCACCTTTGTTGAATGCGATATGTGATAAATTAAAGAAGAGAGCATTCATCAAGTGGCATAGTCATAGTTATCTCACAACCTATGAAAGAACTGGTGAAAGCCCTAGTTCATTAATGGTTATATGTCAATAGATctctatttcaaataaaaaatattacacaaaGATTTTCATAGAAAATCTAAAATTGCAgtaaatttgataatattagAGTGACATTATAATTTCAGAAAAACATATAAACCAAACAGATTTATGATTTATCGATTCATAGAATGATACATATGTAATGCAAGTAGAACGGTTAGATGTAAATCTTCAATAATGCATGTAATATTCTTGGCTGTCACATCATTAGTGTAATTTGGCCTTTAACTGTGGACAAAAGAAATGGTCTCTAAATTTGGATTTTCCATATCGATTGCAAACATGCAACATAACCGTATCATCTTTATGGATTTCTTCGTTCATACTGATGATTATATTTTGTATCCATAGCATTACCGGTGGCGGAGCCAGAAAAACTATTTGATGGGGccacatattaaatatatttaataatataaaattaataaaataaaataaacatttattaaatatatatgctATAAAATGCTAATCAGAAAACATAATTTACTATAagctacaaaaaaataataagcaatatttatttcttagaccatttacaaaaaaaaaatatttctttttcagacatgaaatttttaatgaaattattagAAACTTTACAGTTTTAAATGCTAcagttaaaattaaattaaaatatacaagTCTTTaagtttatgttatatatatagtaatatgtttaaataaatagtcGCTTCTTTCGGtcattatattataaagaaCTAAACTttacaatattaaataaaaataatgtattatttactatttcaatttttctgttaactatttattattaataacttATATTTGTTTACTAGAAACTATGAATATCTACCGTTAAAATAATAGACTTAGAATGTGTTTcacgaaaagaaataaaatataaaaaggaaaatataatagggcaaatcttcaaaatagtacctttctaagtttatatcctaaaccctaaactctaaaccctaaattctaaaccccacCATTTAGCTCTAAATCGTAAGTTTGTGAAGAAGCTACAATAAGAAGTAtatcaattaaatataaaaaagcaGGAAAATAGTAAGTAGTAAAAGTGTACGTGTCAAACAGCAGATCATTgtagagaaagagaaggaaaaagATAGGATACGGGAGTTCGAACTCCGAAACGAACGACTTAGAGGGGGGGCACTTTACCAAATGTTCCGCAGAAAATAAGTGCTTATCTTAATACCTAAGCGCGTTATATAAAAGAGTCGGGGCACGTACCTATCACTGTAGATCCACCCCTGAGCATTACTCTCACTTGCAAAATAGAGTAGACGGTAAGCGATCAGAAATCATAGTCCGGCTCGTCATGTTCCCCTTGGCTGCAACAGCTACTTAGTGAGAAGGCTCGTCAGTAAAGTTTACGCTTTGTGAATTAGTACAAAAACCAATCCGTTGGTTGGTATAATCTCAATTTTTGGTGTGTTCTATCTATATGCTCTTTTGAGCTCTTTATGTTACCTACTCGTAATTTCTTTTAGTTTATTTAgctttttttaaagatattgttTGAACTTTGTGTTTTTATGGCTTAAAACTAAACAgtgttaaaaaaatcattagtgtaataattcataatttatacttaaatttattatgttaagaaaattgtttgtttttttgggcaacatagaaaaaaaattaaccgaAGAAAACAACTATAGGAAACAAAAATTGCGGTGTACCATAGAACAAAATCTAGCTAAGATAAAATATACAAGAAAGTTTTGTTTGTGTTATATACATAGGATAGATCTATACTTAGTATCTGATTTCTAGAATAAGTAGATGACCAGAATGAATATTCTATCCGTAGGTAGGACATAAAgtaaaatatgatttcattattttttaaaaaaattaaatagtcaTACTTGTGTTTTCAAcggttttcatatttttttatatttttaaattttagttttctattttttctattaCAAAAGGGTTAAAcatatccaaaatggtcaaaaatatcaaaaatcttaTTAAGACACATAAAAGTTGAAAGTGTCTCTTTTTTCTAATTATCCCTAAGAATAATCATATTTCCGAAAATTCAGTtacaaaatattctaaaaatatctGGAAATCTTATTACTTTCCCAAAACGTGTATCTCGATTTTCttctcaaaattaaaatattttaatttggaaATCTTATTAGTATGCTGTTGTGGTGGTCTCTTTATCTCAGTTCTTGAAGAAGTTAAAGGCATATATAATGTGAAGAGAGCATATAGAATGCTGTGCCTCAGCCTTGTCAGTTTCAATAAGTTTAGGGTTAAAAGGCCATTCCTTTTTCAATTTGGGATCAGATTGCCAAAGGAGGCTTAGGGGAGTTTGGTCTATCATTCTCATAAAACTAGTTCTGCATCTTTCGTTAGGTTGAGTAACATTATAtgactaggttaagatccgcgctttgcgcggaatcaacattatatatataaattattttatgtataaatatttttgcatattatgaaataattaatatatattaaataattaaagttcagtaactattaaatatataattaaattggtgcgaacatataaattaattttattaatccaaatttttttttatatatttgataggatatgtaattaaatttaaatgatactaacatagataatatattttcgtatatttttaatattaatatctattaaatgatgatttctactcatatagttttttcgatcatttatatcttttatagaaaaatatttaaattactgataacaaaattttcattgtgggattaatagttttagtaatttataattaaaaaaaaataagttgtcaatgatcgttcaaaacttttatcaaaaaaattgttcaaagtaacttttgaaactaaaatattatattttatatggtttatagtttaatttaaaatgatatatatattaatcttaataattaattaaattagactttttacttatataatttttgtaatcatttgtattttgtcctaacaaaatttttaaaccatggatcataaaatttgaatgtgagactcttaacagttttagtaatttataaccgtttataaaaattcaaaatataacatatacataaaaatttaaaattttattatatggttattgtgtttgtttaatttatttaatagtttaaaattaaacaaatatgatagaaaatacactatttttttttatcaaatctttattattcaaaatcattaatttccatatatactttaacacattaggcaattccgtaaattttatttaagaaaataataaagtacattaatgatgaatttattgttagtttaataataagcttattatataattagatgaaccaacatatttctctaatgattctaagaatcatcttagtgatgacatgtggctacaaaatgAAGTTGTAATggttctcaaataatatataggggattctgAGCTCTAGATTCTGCTTTTAGGGAAAGGAACAAGGTtagaatgaatgaatgaatgtcATGTGGCATCTTTATGCTGATGGTTTGTTAGATTTCACTCGAGCTCTGTTTAGTAGGATCTGTTCTTAAAACAGTTTTCTGTCATAAGAGGGATTTAATAGTTAATACTTAATACTTAATACTAACATTGAGGATAGAGTGTGGTTAGCTATTGTTTTCCTACTGGTCGTGTTCTCTTCTAAAAAGCGATGGTTTTGTTTTCTAGACGTTGGAATTATGCGGTTTTGTTATTAACCGGAGTTAGGAGTAGTTAGACAGGCCGTATTCAGCCGATCACTAATTGAATTATGTGAATGAATCAAGTACGTCGAAATTTATTGATGTTATGACATCTGTGAccaaatatattcaaaactatATTTATCTAAATATACTAAAAACTAGTATTGCGCGGTGGGATGCATGTTAtacataaaactaatttttaccaactattatttatttgtattcatttatgtattatgcatataattaaattagagtaaatatataaatcaaaacaatacaccttgtttatttacgatacttttttagtatataaatcaaaacattcattttatttattttatatggtatataagtaAATTTTAATGACATggacataaatatatagtatattttagcataaatatttattattgagaattcatactcatatgataaacacaaaatttctaatgtgcgattttttgaatgaaaatttcaaaattaaaatattaaggtttcaatactttttcaatacaaatttagaaattatcatatttaagtatttttatatgttatatagtttaattttaagctatattaaaatataatataaaataatataaatgtctagtaaatgagattttatattcatacgatttatggtCATTTGTATCgtgttattacaaaaaaaaaattaaaccattgatcacaaaaatttagtgtgagacatttaacatttttagtaatttatagtcattttaaaaattcaaaatataacatataaaaaattaattttttatcatatgattaatgtggttgtttaatatcttttcataatataaaattaaacaaaaaatagctaagatacaaaaaattattatcgaatatgtattattcataatcattgattgtcatatatatgttaatcatattagacaattctgtaacttttatttaaggaaagtgcgataatattcttttgtatactatttatcaatttaatagttagtttaataaaaagtatattataagttaagatggaccaacatatttctctaagaattttgaatttcattctcatggtaacacgtgactacaaaacaatgttgtaataTTTCTCAAAGAGAATATAAGAGCATGTCCAAACGAGTATCCAAGGCACTTCTAAATGATGTATCTAAGTATTTATgtgattaaatttaaatcaaaaagaCATAATTTAGATAGATATGGTTCTACAATTGGAAGTTTTGGATCCACTTCTAAATGACATGTGTCATTCTATGAGAGatggtatttaaaaaaaaatgttctttGTCACAGGTGAGTTCACAACAAAGCAACCATGACCTTTTCTTTGTCACTCACCCATAACAATTAGAAAACTCAGATGCAACCATTgtaaaaaaacagatttgatTGAATACATTTTTAACACAttcatttcaaaaaataataataagaactaATCTTTCAAACAAAATACAGACAAAACACATAATCAAGCTATTGTATAGAGACACGAGAATCATCTCCATTGCAGGTCAAGAACATTAAAACTGAAAATCCAACAAAAATTGTGACTAAAAAACCactaaacaagaaaaataaagaagagatTCATCTTTTACTATGTTTCACTTTGTCAAGAATTAAACAGCATTACTATACTAAACTAGCTccaaggaaagaaaaaaaaacttgaaatcaaaACCACAGGTTGAAGACAAAGAACATACAGTATTTGCTCCATAGAAATTTGCCTAAACACATTAACCAAGTAAAGAAAGTTTAGCTCCATCTTATGCCATTTATACAAGAGTGATGCAAGTAATCGAATCTctaattaattacaaattttcagaattttgaaatttaaaacctTTAATTGGTTCTATTATTGGAGGGGCTAAAATTAAACAagtatctaaatttttttaatttaattattttcacttaaaaattgatttagaattctaATGGTGGATCTAttgttggagatggtctaagggaTATATACAAGTGGAAGTctaacaaaaaaggaaaaaaaaaacagaatgttGAGGTCTACTCCAAACaacgaaattaaaattaaatcctTTTTGAATCATAAACAATTCACCATGTCAATCCACGGATCATACACGGATAATACACTACAGCATGATATAAGCCTTTATTCTGTTAAACGCCATCTCGCtcttttaaaaagagaaaaaaaaaaagtttaagttGTCTCTTCTATTTCTCAAACAACGTGATATTAACTCACTTTGAGTAAATCACAGCTTATacttatagataatataaaactCAAAAAGATTGAACAAACATTTTCAAACTGATAAGTATTTGAATAAAATTCTGTTTCCATAACCTGAACTAGCGGAAAACTAttcgaagatgatgatgaagatgttacGAGACAGTGTACATTCCGTGTGCATCTATCTATAGATAGACTTTAGTTTTTGTGTATTCTTGAAGGACAAGAAACCTATTTTAAGACCAGTTCAACAGAAAGCTGGTGCAGACCACGATCACAGTtgtaataaattttctaaaatggcAACCACTCCTTCTCTTTAAGAACCAGTCTTTCTTCCCTTCTCTTTCTCTATAAACCCATTTTTGTTCTCATTCATTTTCTCTTCAAAGCTTCTTCTATAACTAATAAACCATATTAAATATGGATCAAGCAGAGCTTTCCCGGATATTCCAAATGTTCGACAGGAACGGTGACGGAAAAATCACCAAGCAAGAGCTGAATGATTCATTAGAGAACGTTGGAATCTACATGCCGGACAAAGACTTGGTGCAGATGATTGAGAAGATTGATCTCAACGGTGACGGGTACGTGGACATCGAAGAGTTTGGAGGGTTGTACGAGACGATCATGGAGGAGAGAGACGAGGAGGAAGACATGAGAGAGGCTTTCAATGTCTTTGATCAGAACCGAGACGGGTTCATCACGGTCGAAGAGCTGAAATCTGTGTTAGCTTCCTTGGGGCTCAAGCAAGGAAGAACACTAGAGGATTGTAAGAAGATGATAGGGAAAGTGGACGCTGATGGAGATGGGATGGTGAATTATAAAGAGTTTAAGCAAATGATGAAAGGTGGTGGATTTGCGGCCTTAGAATCAAACTtgtaaacaaagaaagaaaaaacccattttagggttagggtttgtgACCCGATATCATTGTTTTTTCTTCAGATGATTAGGGCAAAACCttgaaagaaaaataacaaattgATTTGCAAAGAAAAAACTCGAAAAAACACTTTGTGAGCTTCGTTTTGAATGCTCCTCTACAAAATAGTGGTGATGAATTTGCAATGAACCCTTATAAGGTCATGCCATGCAATTTGAGTCCTTATTACTTTTGGTTTTAAGTGTTTTAGTCATTGTGCTGTGGAGTGTGGACGATGCATTTTACATACATCGACTTCGTTTTTTTGTTGTGGTCTACTTCCTCACCACTTACCTTCCTTTCCCATTCCTAAGTTCAGTTTCAGTCTTTCAGAGATGATCACTTCCTCTCTTAGTTTATACTTGGATTAAGATCAATGCAATTGCTATTCTCTTGCTACTTAAATAAGGTTTAGAAATGCATAGTTTAGAGTTTCTCTTCTCATTAGTCAATTCTCAAGGACCTGCTATCTTTCAAGCATATAATACTGCATTTGATAAGCTGTAAAAATCTTGGACCGCCAGAACCACATCCAGAACCGGTTCTGAAATTTATGCAGCATAAACAATATAGAGTAAATTTTAATAGTTATTTGGAAGCCATACAACCATGTATATATCAGCTCACTAAAATTTGAAGGTCAACGCTAATGTTTCACTATAATTTGTCAAGGACCAAccctataaaatgaaaatgaattcTCTCTCTTATCATTTTGACGGCACATGTTTTCCTGAACTCATGAACTGAGCTCTTATAGTCTTGTACAAACGATATTTTCATCAGGATGAAAAAAACACAAAGATTCAAGAGCTTAACAGTAGCTTGATAATGATATGGCCCCTAAAGGAGATGGAAGAACATTCCAATCATTTCTCCATTAATATCAATAATGTTATCCATAAAGTTAGAGAAATAAAGTCCAATACTTTCACTAAACCCCTCAGCtgaataaaacaacaaaatacaCACAGCTTCGCTTGTGTtcataaaacaaagaaatataGAGAAACTGTtttaaccagaaaaaaaaaaaaaagatttaaagacAATGATAAATTACATTGGCCAATCAAAATAAAGCCAATGACTAGCAAAATCATTTTGTCTCTATTATCATCCATTGCCGATGATTCAAATCAGTTTCAATGCCAGAAAGCATAAATAGCAGTAGAGATATAAACCAAGAGAGCAGAGGAAACAAGCGTCACCAGCGTCGCAACCGCCTGAGCCGAAGACTCACTACCACAAGAAAGCAACCCTAAACGGATCtgaatcacattaaccatagaCAGCATCAAGAACAAACAACCCATCACAGATCCAACAGCAGACGCCATCATTCCCCATCTCAGCACCTTGATACTGATATGAGCTCTGAAAATCTCGTCCACGTCTTTGCTGTTGAGAAGGTTCAGTGCGAGCTTGAGACCCTGAGCCACGAGggaggagaagaggaagaagctgaAGGAGACGACTTCGAAAACCAGCAGCTTCTTCGCCACGTCAGCGCTCGCGTCGCAGCTGGACCGGAGCTCGAGGCTGTGCTGTCCCGGAATGGCTATGGAGAGACCTACGAAGACGGCGATGGTGAAGAGAGAGTTCACGTTGACGAGGCCGTCGAGAGCGCTTACGTGGACGCTTGTGGTGGCGACGGAGGAAGAAGCAGGTGACGTCATTGTCTCAACGGTGGGTGTGTAGTTAGTTTTTGGCTCAGATCTGCTcggaaaagaagaaaacagaggaaaaaacagattgaatataaactaaaatagatTGAgtacggagagagagagagtttagcTTTACGCTTCCATTGAGGAATCTAGTTCTGCGGATGCTTTTGCTTTTGGTCGGAGATTTGTTGGAACTTGGAACTGATAGAAAGAGATGATGGATTGTCTTAAAAGAGAGCTTTTTCagaccatcttttttttttggcacaaAGCTTTTTCAGACCATCTAAAAGAGAGTTTTTAATGTATTCGATCAAATTAAATAGGGTAATTTGgatgaattaaattttgataagtttcaaaatgttatttttggTGAATGTAGAAAAAGTTGTTACAAATCactcaaaagtaaaaataatgaatagtaaaaaataaatatttatatatatatttatcttaacactttgataaaaaaaatatttatcacaaACAATAGTAGATTTGAAAGTACTCATTTCAAATGATTAGATTAGTAACTTTAATTGTTAGGTGATATATATACCAATAACAGCATATttgaaaagaattttaaatacaaaattgaagATTACATGGGGTAATATTCAGAAATTTGAAAGTCAACCAAATCTAAAGAAACAAGACGAAATgcatagtcttttttttttttgaaaattgttttttagtcaaaaaaatatCTATGTCCTATTAGTAGgactgttcaatatggtaaaaccgaaccgtaccgaaccgaaccaaactgaaatag
The window above is part of the Brassica napus cultivar Da-Ae chromosome C3, Da-Ae, whole genome shotgun sequence genome. Proteins encoded here:
- the LOC106386459 gene encoding calmodulin-like protein 3, which encodes MDQAELSRIFQMFDRNGDGKITKQELNDSLENVGIYMPDKDLVQMIEKIDLNGDGYVDIEEFGGLYETIMEERDEEEDMREAFNVFDQNRDGFITVEELKSVLASLGLKQGRTLEDCKKMIGKVDADGDGMVNYKEFKQMMKGGGFAALESNL
- the LOC106388903 gene encoding uncharacterized protein LOC106388903, with translation MIRIVQVTIILCFSIAAVISISTDDESIYEILKQNGLPSGIFPKGVTEFNFDVKTGRFSVYLNRSCDAKYEAELRYQANVTGTIGDSHVADLSGISAQDLFLWFPVKGIRVDVPSSGLIYFDVGVVRKQYSLSFFDAPRDCVTVRGENEVQASMLSLCQVDESLGRNII
- the LOC106385655 gene encoding uncharacterized protein LOC106385655; the protein is MEASEPKTNYTPTVETMTSPASSSVATTSVHVSALDGLVNVNSLFTIAVFVGLSIAIPGQHSLELRSSCDASADVAKKLLVFEVVSFSFFLFSSLVAQGLKLALNLLNSKDVDEIFRAHISIKVLRWGMMASAVGSVMGCLFLMLSMVNVIQIRLGLLSCGSESSAQAVATLVTLVSSALLVYISTAIYAFWH